In one window of Anthonomus grandis grandis chromosome 11, icAntGran1.3, whole genome shotgun sequence DNA:
- the LOC126742468 gene encoding piggyBac transposable element-derived protein 4-like, producing the protein MSRKKDAAPSGSCPRAKVARLDSYCGLSESEVRSICTINNVYFSSDSEEEPFPGSDSEYKPSSSDESESFEEGPESDQEVSITNETEAPQGEIPTPEVVVGHEDLQILWTKHDFIPVVHEFDSSNSGITDKSLHGKREIEFFLQLFTEDIATTIIEETNRYAVQQNAPQWTAIDLNEFFVFIGITMLMTRNKKLTIKEFWSRDELLHSPIFGKKMSRDRYLQIQRYLHFCDNENASANNRLYKVDHILLRIKERFQTQFRPFQDLVIDESLILFKGRLSFKQFIKSKRRRFGVKLFVLCDCETGIVLDFIVYLGKATSENLGPNEDLGISGAVVTKLMDQYLNKGHSLFTDNYYSSPALSTFLFKSNTNSCGTVRPHRKHMPKFTGKLNKGDVEWYSSANLLVIKWKDRRDVHMITTMHANEIEVLPKGDRITKENVRKPRCVVEYINKMGAVDRTDIMISSIDSMRKSIKWYKKLYFHVMDVCLLNAHAMFLTTDARKIPLAAFQLEIIRQLFERFSTNNPVTRPDLNLNSARLTDRHFPMCVPGTEKNKNPSRRCLVCSHTKKRERKRKDTRYMCKDCNIGLCIIPCFQIYHTQANF; encoded by the exons ATGTCACGAAAGAAGGACGCCGCACCGTCTGGCAGTTGCCCCAGAGCGAAAGTCGCGAGGTTAGATTCATATTGTGGTTTATCCGAAAGCGAAGTGCGTAGCATTTGTACTATAAACAATGTGTATTTTTCTTCTGATAGTGAAGAAGAGCCGTTTCCTGGTAGTGATAGCGAGTATAAACCGAGCTCTTCGGATGAAAGTGAGTCTTTTGAAGAAGGTCCAGAATCTGACCAGGAAGTGAGTATCACAAACGAGACTGAAGCACCCCAAGGTGAGATTCCAACACCCGAGGTTGTAGTCGGTCACGAAGATTTACAGATTTTGTGGACAAAACATGATTTTATTCCAGTAGTTCATGAATTCGACAGTAGCAATAGCGGAATAACCGATAAGTCTTTACATGGAAAAAGGGAGATAGAATTCTTTTTACAACTTTTTACCGAAGATATTGCTACTACCATTATTGAGGAAACAAACAGGTATGCAGTTCAGCAGAATGCACCACAATGGACAGCTATTGACTTGAACGAATTTTTCGTGTTTATTGGTATAACGATGCTGAtgacaagaaataaaaaacttactatCAAGGAGTTTTGGTCCAGGGACGAGCTGCTACATTCCCctattttcggaaaaaaaatgtCAAGGGACAGATACCTGCAAATTCAAAGGTATTTACACTTTTGCGACAATGAGAATGCTTCCGCTAATAATCGTCTCTATAAAGTCGACCATATTCTATTGCGAATAAAGGAGAGGTTTCAAACACAATTTCGGCCATTTCAGGACCTTGTTATCGATGAAAGCTTAATACTTTTTAAAGGCAGATTAAGCTTTAAGCagtttataaaaagtaaaagacgCCGTTTTGGAGTTAAGTTATTTGTTTTATGCGACTGCGAAACAGGAATAGTATTGGACTTCATAGTATATTTGGGAAAAGCTACAAGTGAAAATTTGGGACCCAATGAAGACCTCGGTATATCCGGAGCTGTTGTAACGAAGCTCATGGATCAATATCTTAACAAAGGACACTCGCTATTTACAGATAACTACTATAGTAGTCCTGCCTTgtcaacttttctttttaaaagtaacaCTAACTCTTGTGGAACTGTCCGGCCACATAGAAAACATATGCCAAAGTTCACCGGCAAACTAAATAAAGGAGATGTTGAATGGTATTCCAGTGCTAATCTATTGGTAATAAAATGGAAAGATCGTCGAGATGTTCATATGATAACCACTATGCATGCAAACGAAATTGAAGTTCTTCCCAAAGGAGACAGGATCACTAAAGAAAACGTACGGAAGCCCAGATGTGTAGTggagtatattaataaaatgggAGCAGTCGACCGTACTGACATAATGATTTCTAGTATTGACAGTATGCGTAAAAGCATAAAATGGTATAAGAAGTTGTATTTTCATGTTATGGATGTTTGTTTACTTAATGCCCACGCCATGTTTTTGACCACAGATGCTAGAAAAATTCCATTAGCGGCATTTCAGTTAGAGATCATTCGTCAGTTATTTGAGAG GTTTTCCACAAATAATCCAGTAACAAGGCCTGATCTGAACCTTAATTCTGCACGATTAACCGATAGGCACTTTCCGATGTGCGTTCCAGGCACAGAAAAGAACAAGAATCCTTCCAGACGATGTCTGGTTTGTTCCCATACGAAAAAACGAGAAAGAAAAAGGAAAGACACTAGGTATATGTGCAAGGACTGCAATATTGGACTTTGCATTATACCTTGCTTTCAAATTTACCACACCCAAgctaacttttaa